In the genome of Harmonia axyridis chromosome 4, icHarAxyr1.1, whole genome shotgun sequence, the window CTTTCCGAATATTTACatcaaattccaatattccaCTATATAGGGTGTTGAATCTCAGCTTGTTAAAATGTTTAATTGTTTAATGGAATGAATTGTACgttccaaatatcaatcaaatatacaaTATGTTCAAACAATAcaatggttcaaaagttataaggaattgaaaatattggtgaattcatAAACCACCTTGTATCTCGGCCAAGAGGAAGATTAGACCCAtcatatataggttttttggactcgtcCAGGATAGTTCTACCTCAGGTTAAcgtatgtacatttaccaatgaaacacctcGTATTTCGtactaaaaattattttcgaattgcTCGTTCAATTTGTCAGAAATAATCTCCCATGCCTTTTTCCGAATGAAGCGTTGtgtttatgcaaaaaaaattaacattttgaATAGTAATACTTTATCAAGAATTATCTAATAATAGATAATTCGTTCAAGAGATGAAAAATACGTATtaagtattttttcattaaaacccTGTTCATGTCAATGGCTAAATACGATACATATGCAGCAATGTACTGATTCAACGAGAGTGTGATAAAATTCTGCATAAATACCTCTACCTAATTAACTTATTTTAATGAGAAAATTGTCTGGAATAATAAGGTTAAACTTACCGATGAAAAATCTTAGGTCATATTGAATTTTGTTATTCCGTTCTTTGATCTATCGTAAACAGAATAACAAGAAACTAGATACTTTCAATGcggaatttctgaaatttgaatACCACAAAAATTCTTAATACCGTTTAGGTCATAAGAAGTGCAAATAATATTTTCCGTAATATCTCAGAATCTATTTTTCACATTAATATCCACATCCaatataattattgattttttttattcattgtaGATTTCGATAACATGTATCTATTACCTGAAGGAATGTATCTATCTATTGCCTTAAAATAGTCGAAATTTAACATTTCAGTTTGTCCACTGATCTGGAATCTGAGAAGTTTTCTTAAAATGTACTGTTGGGAAATATTAATAAAGTATTGCAGTAAATTCTAAATTAACAACTCGTAAGTTTAGAAATATTACATCAGTACACCTGTACTGATTTAAGGTCAgagaaataaagattattatataTGTTACACTCAAACACCGAAAACGCTCACTGAGCGAAATAAACGACCACAACGCGTTGTGGACGGTTCTCAATAACCAAACACCGAAATATCATCATTAATCGCGTTGTGGCCGGCCCATTGCGTCCACAACGCGTTCTGGACAATCTTTAAACAGCCAGAACGCGTTCTGGCAATATTCAAACAACCACAACGTGTCTGAAAGCTTGGGGAGGGGTTCACGAACCACGTGTTCCAGTCCAGACTTGTCAGTTGTCAGTGTGATCCCAACTGTTATCGAGTAAGGTGCGTTTTATGTTCCTAGGTTCCTAGTATACCTATCATAACCTAAAGGCTAAAATGAGAGATgtgtttattgaaaaaattaaaactttcgtcgACAACAGCAATAATCGAAGCGATTATTTCACAAACGAACGGTATGAAGAGGTCGTCCGATAGGTAAAAGAAGCCAAACGTTTGAGAGACAGCAAAATGCCGTTGTCTGCCAAGCAATATAGAAGGCTAAAGAGATACGATATCATAACAATTGGGgaacatgaaaaattaattgctAAAAACAAAGGAACACGAGATGAAAGCTTTCGATATTACTGTAAAACAGAGGATCTTTTTGGCATTATTGTAGCTGCACACATAGCAACTGGACACAAACGAACTAGAGGTAAGTATAATCATCTAATTTCATTAGTGATGTCGGAAAACCCAACCTAATTTTAATGTAATCCTTATGGAACACACATAGTATTTGCGGACACCGgttatgataaaataaaacaacttgtttatttgttttttagtCGTGGAGgctgaaatcaacaaaaaatactGCAATGTTACTAGAACAGCTATACAAATTTATTTGTCTCTTTGCGAACAATGTCaaggaaaaaagaaaataaagaaaaagggGTTAGTTGTCGCACCAATTTTATCAGATCACATGAACTCCAGATGTCGAGTGAATTTGATCGATATGCAGAGTAAACCCGATCGAGACTACCGTCTTATATTAAACTATCAAGACCACCTCACAAAATTTACCATTTTGAAACCACTTAAATCAAAAACCGCTGAAGAAGTTGCGTATGTCGTGGTAGACATTTTTTGCATGTTCGGTGCTCCGTTTATTCTACAAAGCGACAACGGAAGAGAATTTTCCAATAGGATTATAGAAGAGTTAAAGGATTTGTGGCCAGGTCTTAAACTTGTAGGTACACGGAAAGCCCCGTCATTCACAAATCCAAGGATCTGTAGAACGATCTAATCAGGATGTAAGAGATATGTTGGTAGCTTGGATGCTTGACAATAATACCAAACGTCAGACAGTTAACGGTTTATTCAGAGTAAAAAAAATCTAGCCCTACACGAAGGGATTAAAAAAAGCCCTTACGAAGCATGTTTGGTAGCAAGCAAAGAATCGGACTGGCAGACTCCTCCCTGGAAAGTGAAGTATATGATTCTTTGAAAACTGAAGAAGATTTGGAGAAAATGTTAGAAGGGATGACATGTGAAACAGAACAGCAGAATGAAGAGATAGTGACAAATTCAGAACCCAATCCTGTTGCGACAAATGCAGAACCCAATCCCGTTGCATGTTACACTTGCGAAGAATTTGGAATTACCCAACCCTGTACAATATGCGGTTTAAAAGTATACATAAAGTGCGGTCTTTAAAATGAAGGAGAAGTCACATGCAGCCTTTGCTTTCGAAGTGATACAATCAGAGTGCAACGCGAGGACGCAAAAGCCGGATTGGAAAAGCAAGCTGAAAAAATGCTGACTTTGTCCCGGGAAAAACTATCCCCTGCTGAAATTGGTCAAAATGTTGTAGTAAAAGTTCCGGATGTCGACAGGGGGCGTCTTGCTCCTAGAAGTGTTCTAGCTGTGGTCTTAAACGTTAATGAGTCCAGCTTGTATAAGTTGGGAACCAAAGACGGTGCACTAGAAAGACTTTATAGTCGTAATGAATTTATCTTTGcggattcaaattttataaatttatcaGATGTCCCGAGTTGCTCTATAAATTTGAGAAAAGCTTCCGCTCTTTCGTATGGATCAAGACAAGGTTTTGTTAAGTGCAATTGTAAGCGTTATTGTAACACAAAAAGGTGCAACTGCAAGGCCAATAAAGTGTTGTGCAATTCGAAATGTCATGATAATAGTGCCTGCAAAAATAAGTAAATAGTCAATTACAATATCCTTTTAACTAGGTATCTGTTTCTCGTTTAATCTGGTATACCTATATTCGAacttttaaatattttaaaattttctttcatttgtgtTTTATGTTTGTACTTAGGTTTCCAACTTaaatcatattatattatattattattatagtatattaaattattatatcatattatattatgatatattattatattatatgatCTAAGGTTTCCAAccctttgattattttttctttgttaaccCTGTtccatattaaaatataatcgGTTTACATGCGTCTTTTATTCTAAATGCGTTGTGGTTGTTTGGATATTGCCAGAACGCGTTCTGGCTGTTCAAAGATTGTCCAGAACGCGTTGTGGACGCAATGGACCGGCCACAACGCGATTAATGATGATATTTCGGTGTTTGGTTATTGAGAACCGTCCACAACGCGTTGTGGCCGTTTATTTCGCTCAGTGAGCGTTTTCGGTGTTTGAGTGTaacatatatattatatattacaaATTTTGTTTTGCTATATAATTGAGAAAAATTCTACCTGATATAGAATTTCATTCatattgatttgtttttttatagagTTTCAATACCGAAACTTTTTTTCAGTTCACAAATGGAATCGGAGGTCACGGAAAAATTAGGTTTTTCTTTCCCtatattcttcatgaattttctatggttctgaagatATTTTTGCACGAAgctggaaattttcatttcaatccaatctgcagttttgaaattgataggaaaacaaacttcgaatggccatatttacggaaccccctGTCAAATTAATTGCCGTGTTTTTGAATTAACCCATTTCGAAACGTTAACTGTGGAAATTTCATAAAAGGTTGTTTTTTCTTGACCGATTCCAgtggttttttattgaaaataacaccaaaagaaaaaatgaattatgattTATTGAACATTTGGAGTGTAGCTACTCAAACCTTGCATGTACCTACTCTACCTATTCACAGTTTGGTTGACATCTCCAACAAAGcaaataaaagtattcattttgaacAAACTAATTCCATTCTTGCTGTTTTTGGTGCTATATCTTCGTTCTTGAAAAGCCAACAATTATCATCTATTGTCAATGGATCCCATTGTCCATCGAACCAAATCTCTATTGTCCCGATATCTAGATGGACCTTTTTACCTAGTTGTTCACTGACAGCATCCAAATCTTTTGGATGAAATGATAAATGTTCTAAATGTTCTGCCATAAAGCGTTTTGTAAATGTGTTCTTTTTGACTATTTCATCAGAAATTATTTGCCCACATCAGAAAATCGtctcgataaaataat includes:
- the LOC123678694 gene encoding KRAB-A domain-containing protein 2-like, with the protein product MPLSAKQYRRLKRYDIITIGEHEKLIAKNKGTRDESFRYYCKTEDLFGIIVAAHIATGHKRTRVVEAEINKKYCNVTRTAIQIYLSLCEQCQGKKKIKKKGLVVAPILSDHMNSRCRVNLIDMQSKPDRDYRLILNYQDHLTKFTILKPLKSKTAEEVAYVVVDIFCMFGAPFILQSDNGREFSNRIIEELKDLWPGLKLVGTRKAPSFTNPRICRTI